ATATAGAGTCTTTGACAGAAGATTTAAAACTAGAATCAAAAGACGGAACGATCAAGTTCTTATTTAAACTGGAAGATGGTAACTTGATTGAAACGGTATTAATGCGTTTTTCCTATGGTTTATCGGTTTGTGTCACAACGCAAGTAGGCTGTAATATTGGTTGTACATTTTGTGCAAGTGGTTTACTAACGAAAAATCGTGATCTCTCGGGTGGAGAGATAGTAGAACAAATTATGAAAGTACAACATCATTTAGATAAATTAAATAATGGTGATCGCGTTAGTCATATTGTTATTATGGGAATTGGTGAGCCGTTTGATAATTATGATAATACAATGGATTTCTTACGTGTTGTCAATGACCAACAAGGTCTATCAATTGGTGCAAGACACATTACGTTATCTACAAGTGGATTAGCACATAAGATTCGCGACTTTGCGAATGAGAATTTCCAAGTTAACTTGGCGGTTTCTTTACACGCTCCAAATGATGAACTACGTACACGCATTATGAAAATTAACAAAGCATTCCCGCTTGCGAAGTTAATGGATGCAGTTGATTATTATTTAGAGAAAACAAATCGACGAATTACGTTTGAATATATTTTGCTGAAAGATATTAATGATCATCAAGAAGAAGCTGTGCAGTTAGCAAAACTTTTGAAAAATAAACGCCATTTATCCTATGTCAATTTGATTCCATATAATCCTGTTGAGGATAACCAATATGATCGTAGTGAAAAAGATGCCATCGTATCTTTTTATGAAACACTATTAAATGCTGGAATCAACTGTGGTGTTCGTGTTGAACAAGGTTCCGATATTGATGCAGCATGTGGACAATTACGTAGTAAGCAAATGAAAAAGGCCAATTAATAGTAACCACACTTCGAAGTTTAAAGAAGTGTGGTTTTTTTTAAACCATAATGCTTTATTCCGATTAAACAAGTGTGTATAATAAGAATAAAAGGGGATGAAGAGATGACTATTCCAAAACCATTAGTCCAATTAAATCAATCTTTCATCGTTACTACCGTTATCATCGCATTAATCTTCGTTAAGTCGCTGTTACTTTTACCATTTATAATTGGCGTATATACATTAGCTACAAAACAAAACCCAATTATTCTTTTTGGCAAAATGTTTTTAAGAAAACCAGTAACTAGCTATCAACAAGAAGATAAGGAACAGCAAATCTTCAATCAATGGATAGCAACGATATGTTTAGGAGTATCGCTCTTATTTTTTACTATTAATTTAAATGTTTTAGGATATGTTTTTAGTCTCATGGTTGTATTAGCTGCAGGAATTGCTTTAATGGGATACTGCATTGGTTGTACAATTCGTTATCGCTATATGATGTGGAAATATAATCGTTCCAAAAAACAGTCTGCTTAACTGACATGTTATTGAAAATATGTCTAAATATATAAAGAAAAGGCCAAATCACTAGTGATTTGGCCTTTTCTTTTGCATGTTTCCCACTAGAGTTTAACCATTATTATTGCTCCAGTTTAGAATTGAGTGAATGTATTTTTACGTACATGTGGATAAACTTCTCGGCCCGCAATGGTATTTATGATTTGAATATTACGGTCTACCGCTAATCCTAGATTTGTCGCTCCGGTACCATGTGAATGTTCTAAATTTGTTACTGTGAAGAAGCGAGCTGGTTGCTCCTGTTTAAAAACAAGTTGATAATCTCTTGTTACTTGATAATGTTTATCATCTTCCCAAACAATTTTATCTTTAAAACGTTCAAAGAACCAAACAGGTATATTGGGTTTGTACCCAGTAGCTAGTATGATTTTATTACTTGTATAAGTGGATTGTTTATCCTCTTGCCATTGATGACACAACAATTGATAGTTTTTATCTTTTGCTGTGATACGCTTTATTTCTGTAAGTGGCTGAATGGTGACGTTTGGGTTATTGCCTCCGACCGATTGATGATAAAGCAGTTCATAAATCTTATGTAAAGTAGACTGATCAATACCCTTCCGTAGTTGACTCAGTTCATCCAATGCCTTCATTCGTTCTTTATAAGATAGGGCATGAAAATAATCTACATAATCGGGCGTGAATACTTCTTGTCCAATTTTCGATGCATCTAATTGAAACAAACCAGCAGATCGAGTGATCCATGAGAGATGATAGTGATGGAATTTCTGTTCATGAAGCAAATCATAAAAAACCTCTGCAGCGCTTTGACCTGAACCGATAATCGTAATTGATTTTGCAAGTTGGGTTTCTGATTTGTAGTCTAAATAATTATTCGTATGATAGACATCTGCTGAAGATAAGTTTTCCGTACCCTCTAGAACAAGTGGCTTACTTCCTGTTCCCAACACGACATGTTTTGCTTGATAACATTTCACTTTGTCCTCATTCCAATGCTTCACTTTAACAATGTAATATGTATGATGATCTATCACATCAATCACTTCAGAGTGAAAGTAACAATTTGGTAATTGCTCAGCTACCCAGCGTCCATAGGAATCATATTCTTGCCTTGGTATAGTGAATTTCTGAAAAAAGTAAAAGGGATAAAGCCTATTTTGCGCGTGCAAGTAATTTAAAAATGTGTATTGGCT
The nucleotide sequence above comes from Paraliobacillus zengyii. Encoded proteins:
- a CDS encoding DUF4395 domain-containing protein; this translates as MTIPKPLVQLNQSFIVTTVIIALIFVKSLLLLPFIIGVYTLATKQNPIILFGKMFLRKPVTSYQQEDKEQQIFNQWIATICLGVSLLFFTINLNVLGYVFSLMVVLAAGIALMGYCIGCTIRYRYMMWKYNRSKKQSA
- the rlmN gene encoding 23S rRNA (adenine(2503)-C(2))-methyltransferase RlmN, with protein sequence MSDKYSIYGLTQDKLTEWLVDRGQKKFRASQVWDWLYKKRVTTFEAMTNLNEESIALLKANFYIESLTEDLKLESKDGTIKFLFKLEDGNLIETVLMRFSYGLSVCVTTQVGCNIGCTFCASGLLTKNRDLSGGEIVEQIMKVQHHLDKLNNGDRVSHIVIMGIGEPFDNYDNTMDFLRVVNDQQGLSIGARHITLSTSGLAHKIRDFANENFQVNLAVSLHAPNDELRTRIMKINKAFPLAKLMDAVDYYLEKTNRRITFEYILLKDINDHQEEAVQLAKLLKNKRHLSYVNLIPYNPVEDNQYDRSEKDAIVSFYETLLNAGINCGVRVEQGSDIDAACGQLRSKQMKKAN
- a CDS encoding lysine N(6)-hydroxylase/L-ornithine N(5)-oxygenase family protein, producing MQTTTLDFIGIGIGPYNLGLAALIDEQSELDALFFDQTPEFHWHPGMLIDGTDLQVSFLADLVTFANPKSQYTFLNYLHAQNRLYPFYFFQKFTIPRQEYDSYGRWVAEQLPNCYFHSEVIDVIDHHTYYIVKVKHWNEDKVKCYQAKHVVLGTGSKPLVLEGTENLSSADVYHTNNYLDYKSETQLAKSITIIGSGQSAAEVFYDLLHEQKFHHYHLSWITRSAGLFQLDASKIGQEVFTPDYVDYFHALSYKERMKALDELSQLRKGIDQSTLHKIYELLYHQSVGGNNPNVTIQPLTEIKRITAKDKNYQLLCHQWQEDKQSTYTSNKIILATGYKPNIPVWFFERFKDKIVWEDDKHYQVTRDYQLVFKQEQPARFFTVTNLEHSHGTGATNLGLAVDRNIQIINTIAGREVYPHVRKNTFTQF